A segment of the Elusimicrobiota bacterium genome:
AAAGGGACATTGAATTAACAAAACAAAACAATGTTGAATTAATTATTTATGATCCGCTAAATGTCCTAAAATATTATTATGATAATCTTTCAATTGTTGCACCGTTTCTGAGAATCAAACCGAACGACTATGGTGTTTTCAGTTTCGGACTCATTAACAGAGCGCTAATTCAGTTGAGTGAAGGCATAACAAAACAAGAAGAAGTCGCAACCCAAACCAAGCTTTCTAAACAAAGCGTCCATAATCACTTAAAAGTTGCAAAGGAATTTGGATTAGTGCGAGAGCGAGACAAAAATTATTTTCTCACAGATATGGGCGATCAATATGTTCAATTTTGCAATAAAGATCCTTTTGTAGATAAACTGAATGAAAAACAAATTGAAATATTAAAAAAATTTGTGGCTGACGATCCTTTTTACTCCTCGTCAGTTTTCGGGGTGTATTCAATAGTTGAAAGTACCTTTTTATTATCACGAAATTCTTACCCTATCGAGTTATCTGATTTGAGAGATATGTTTAAGAAAGTGTCTGGTAAAGTGAATGAATGGCAAGCTGAAAAATCACTGAGTACCGCAACCTATACATTTCTTAATTTTGCACTTGATTTAGAATTGCTAGGTAAAATCGGACAGCAAATAGTGATTACACCTGCTGGATTTCGGTTTATCCTGATGTTACAATTGCATAAAAGTATTGAAATGATTGAGAGTTTATCAACCAATAATTAAAGTATGAATAGTGTTAATTTTAAGAAGGAATGGCATTTTATAATAGATGAAACCCATGATTTGAGATTTGTCGGGAAAACCTCGAGAAAATTATTATTAGCTTTGCAATGCTATTTGTCGAAATTGCAAAAAATGAAAGGTCAAAATAAATTATTTGCTACAAATATATTTAGGTTATTAAAGAAAAAATATATAGAGTTCAAAAAAGATGAAGCATGATTTTTTGTATTTGAAGTAAAACAGTTTTAATTCTTGATTTCAGTTGAAGGCTAGGTCGTTTCTATCCGCTATACGCTAGAGGAAAAATGATTCTTATTTTTGATTTAAGTAATGTATTTAACTCGTAAACCCGTGGACTCGTGAACACGTGAACGCCGTTAAGAGGTTTCAATGATTTTAATTCTTGATTTTGGATCGCAATATACGCAGTTAATCGCAAGAAGAATCCGCGAGGCGAAGGTTTACTGCGAGATTCATCCCGGAAACAGGCCCATTCATTCTTTTGGTGAAATAAATAAAATCAGGGGAATAATTCTTTCCGGCGGGCCGTCAAGCGTTTATGAAGAAGGGGCTCCGTGGCCTGATGAAAAGCTTTGGGAACTAAACATTCCGATTTTGGGAATATGTTACGGAATGCAGTTAATAGCAGAACATTTCGGAGGAAAAGTTAAACCTTCAGGCCAAAGAGAATATGGTGTAGCTCAGCTTTCAATAAGCAGTCAATCCGGCCTTTTCAAAAAACTTCCCAAAAAAATGACCGTTTGGATGAGCCACGGGGATCATCTTTCAAAAATTCCCGGTAATTTCAAAAAAATTGCGCATACTGCAAACTCGCAATATGCCGCTATTGCCGATTTGAAAAAAAATATGTACGGTGTTCAGTTTCATCCGGAAGTAAAACACACTCCTTTCGGTAAAAAAATCCTTGAA
Coding sequences within it:
- the guaA gene encoding glutamine-hydrolyzing GMP synthase, whose protein sequence is MILILDFGSQYTQLIARRIREAKVYCEIHPGNRPIHSFGEINKIRGIILSGGPSSVYEEGAPWPDEKLWELNIPILGICYGMQLIAEHFGGKVKPSGQREYGVAQLSISSQSGLFKKLPKKMTVWMSHGDHLSKIPGNFKKIAHTANSQYAAIADLKKNMYGVQFHPEVKHTPFGKKILENFVFNVCKVKKDWSMHSFVENETKKIREQVGEEKVICALSGGVDSSVAATMVHKALGKQLTCIFVDNGVLRL